The following coding sequences lie in one Rutidosis leptorrhynchoides isolate AG116_Rl617_1_P2 chromosome 6, CSIRO_AGI_Rlap_v1, whole genome shotgun sequence genomic window:
- the LOC139851503 gene encoding uncharacterized protein isoform X1, producing MAVSRSIFPSISTAPFHPSSSFPITRHHVLPNLTISNSPRNYNISTSVSGIWDAITGAGGGDSSRQALIAIRRGMILFRQGDVAGSVSEFDNAIKLDPRQKAYLWQRGLSLYYLDRFEEGAGQFRIDVAQNPNDTEESIWCFLCEAQLYGPDEATKRFLEVGRDPRPVMREAYNMFKDGGDPEKLVEEFSKGRESDYFYASLYAGLYYESQKEADKAKVHLVASCKSSYGDRSDDYMASLAKVHCTCRNWELS from the exons ATGGCAGTCTCCCGGAGCATATTTCCGTCGATCTCCACCGCCCCTTTTCACCCTTCATCTTCTTTCCCAATAACCCGTCATCACGTTTTACCTAATTTAACCATCTCAAATTCCCCCCGAAATTACAACATTTCAACTTCAGTTTCCGGAATCTGGGACGCCATTACTGGTGCTGGTGGTGGAGATTCATCTCGACAAGCCCTCATTGCTATTCGGCGTGGAATGATACTATTTCGTCAG GGTGATGTAGCAGGATCTGTATCAGAATTTGATAATGCAATAAAACTTGATCCTCGTCAGAAGGCAT ATCTTTGGCAAAGAGGGCTCTCACTGTATTACCTTGATAG GTTTGAAGAAGGGGCCGGGCAATTTCGGATAGATGTAGCACAAAATCCAAACGATACTGAGGAGTCGATATGGTGTTTTCTTTGTGAAGCTCAACTTTATGGacctgatgaagcaacaaaacgaTTTCTCGAG GTTGGAAGAGACCCTAGACCTGTAATGAGAGAAGCTTATAACATGTTTAAAGATGGTGGTGACCCTGAAAAG CTTGTTGAGGAGTTTTCTAAAGGACGAGAAAGTGACTATTTTTATGCTTCGTTGTATGCTGGCCTTTACTATGAATCCCAG AAAGAAGCAGATAAGGCGAAGGTTCACTTGGTCGCTTCATGTAAATCATCTTACGGGGATAG GTCTGATGATTATATGGCTTCCCTAGCCAAGGTTCATTGCACATGTCGAAACTGGGAATTATCATAG
- the LOC139851503 gene encoding uncharacterized protein isoform X2 gives MAVSRSIFPSISTAPFHPSSSFPITRHHVLPNLTISNSPRNYNISTSVSGIWDAITGAGGGDSSRQALIAIRRGMILFRQGDVAGSVSEFDNAIKLDPRQKAYLWQRGLSLYYLDRFEEGAGQFRIDVAQNPNDTEESIWCFLCEAQLYGPDEATKRFLEVGRDPRPVMREAYNMFKDGGDPEKLVEEFSKGRESDYFYASLYAGLYYESQKEADKAKVHLVASCKSSYGDRSDDYMASLAK, from the exons ATGGCAGTCTCCCGGAGCATATTTCCGTCGATCTCCACCGCCCCTTTTCACCCTTCATCTTCTTTCCCAATAACCCGTCATCACGTTTTACCTAATTTAACCATCTCAAATTCCCCCCGAAATTACAACATTTCAACTTCAGTTTCCGGAATCTGGGACGCCATTACTGGTGCTGGTGGTGGAGATTCATCTCGACAAGCCCTCATTGCTATTCGGCGTGGAATGATACTATTTCGTCAG GGTGATGTAGCAGGATCTGTATCAGAATTTGATAATGCAATAAAACTTGATCCTCGTCAGAAGGCAT ATCTTTGGCAAAGAGGGCTCTCACTGTATTACCTTGATAG GTTTGAAGAAGGGGCCGGGCAATTTCGGATAGATGTAGCACAAAATCCAAACGATACTGAGGAGTCGATATGGTGTTTTCTTTGTGAAGCTCAACTTTATGGacctgatgaagcaacaaaacgaTTTCTCGAG GTTGGAAGAGACCCTAGACCTGTAATGAGAGAAGCTTATAACATGTTTAAAGATGGTGGTGACCCTGAAAAG CTTGTTGAGGAGTTTTCTAAAGGACGAGAAAGTGACTATTTTTATGCTTCGTTGTATGCTGGCCTTTACTATGAATCCCAG AAAGAAGCAGATAAGGCGAAGGTTCACTTGGTCGCTTCATGTAAATCATCTTACGGGGATAG GTCTGATGATTATATGGCTTCCCTAGCCAAG TAG
- the LOC139853239 gene encoding probable protein phosphatase 2C 34 translates to MGRFSSMLEGLTRTFSTSKRGNCSTQCDAKEAAEAMAKDAKKNDMIIRSSGSVNLNRSNNCASLSSKKGAKGVNQDCCIVWEEFGCQEDMMFCGVFDGHGTWGHFVAKRVCNSFPSLLLCNWQEMLAEASIDPDLDSQSDKKLDRSNLWRNLFIKTCADIDLDLELYRKIDSVYSGTTAVAAIKQGDHLAVANVGDSRAVLATVDADDCLVPVQLTVDFKPNLPEEAERIIECNGRVFCLDDEPGLHRVWLPNEESPGLAMSRAFGDYCLKKFGLISVPQVIQRQITSRDQFMVLASDGVWDVVSNEEAVEIVSSTTDKAKSAKRLVDYAIRAWKRKRRTIATDDMSAICIFFHTKCTSSHQIYPVATAK, encoded by the exons ATGGGGCGTTTTTCGTCCATGTTAGAGGGTCTAACTAGGACGTTTTCGACTTCAAAAAGAGGGAATTGTTCTACTCAATGTGATGCAAAAGAAGCTGCAGAAGCCATGGCCAAGGATGCAAAGAAGAATGACATGATCATAAGATCATCTGGTAGTGTCAACTTGAACAGATCAAATAATTGTGCTTCTCTTAGCTCGAAAAAAGGTGCAAAAGGAGTGAATCAAGATTGTTGTATTGTGTGGGAG GAATTTGGGTGTCAAGAGGACATGATGTTTTGTGGTGTGTTTGATGGTCATGGTACATGGGGACATTTTGTTGCCAAGAGAGTTTGCAACTCGTTTCCGTCATTGTTGCTATGCAATTGGCAAGAAATGCTAGCCGAAGCTTCAATCGACCCTGATCTTGATTCGCAGTCTGATAAAAAGCTCGATAGATCGAATCTATGGCGTAATTTGTTCATAAAGACATGTGCTGATATTGATCTGGATCTAGAGCTATATCGCAAGATTGATTCGGTTTACAGTGGAACCACAGCTGTTGCTGCCATTAAACAG GGTGATCATCTTGCGGTAGCAAATGTTGGCGATTCACGTGCAGTTTTAGCTACAGTTGATGCTGATGATTGTTTGGTACCTGTACAACTTACAGTTGATTTTAAACCAAATCTACCTG AGGAGGCTGAAAGGATAATTGAGTGCAATGGGCGTGTTTTCTGCTTAGACGATGAGCCAGGTTTGCACCGTGTGTGGCTACCAAATGAGGAATCACCCGGTTTGGCTATGTCACGTGCATTTGGTGATTATTGTTTAAAAAAATTCGGGCTTATTTCTGTTCCGCAAGTTATACAACGGCAGATAACTAGTAGAGACCAATTTATGGTTCTTGCTTCTGATGGG GTGTGGGATGTTGTTTCAAATGAAGAAGCAGTGGAAATTGTATCATCGACAACCGACAAGGCTAAATCGGCCAAACGATTAGTAGACTATGCAATCCGAGCATGGAAACGCAAGaggagaacaattgcaactgatgaCATGTCAGCTATTTGTATCTTTTTTCATACTAAATGTACCTCCTCTCACCAAATTTATCCTGTAGCTActgcaaaataa